Proteins co-encoded in one Euwallacea similis isolate ESF13 chromosome 34, ESF131.1, whole genome shotgun sequence genomic window:
- the LOC136418382 gene encoding probable E3 ubiquitin-protein ligase makorin-1 has product MNIANGYRDNLLQRQGRTICQFYLRGTCRFGIRCRNVHSDLTESPRQPNAAKPNQIHNQNHNLPSRTFSAASTNTNQSTASGISPSASTSTEARSIAATLACGICFDTIMEKTDFREQTFGILPNCNHCFCFACIRKWRQSKEFDFEVSKACPECRQPSDYVYPSRIWFEIQEEKQTFIRKEKTRMQKINCRYFSKGSGYCPFGNTCLYLHALPNGTKMDVGPPKPRRRRISNVDTEMLHQILYWLNDDELDIDDNDEELDDADFDLDLDDPTIAMQYYDHDDFRRFMAMNSLMNPDSTDSESDLDFSFLI; this is encoded by the exons ATGAATATCGCCAATGGGTACAGGGATAATCTCCTCCAAAGGCAGGGACGAACAATTTGCCAGTTTTACTTACGCGGAACTTGCCGATTTGGAATTCGATGTAGAAATGTTCATAGTGATTTGACTGAGTCCCCAAGACAGCCAAATGCTGCCAAACCTAATCAAATACAT AATCAGAATCACAATTTGCCCTCCCGGACGTTTTCAGCAGCCTCAACAAATACTAATCAAAGCACTGCATCAGGGATAAGTCCCAGTGCCAGTACAAGTACAGAGGCTCGTTCCATTGCCGCCACCCTGGCCTGTGGCATATGTTTTGACACAATCATggaaaaaacagattttagaGAGCAAACTTTTGGCATTCTGCCTAATTGCAATCACTGCTTTTGTTTTGCCTGCATTAGGAAATGGCGGCAAAGCAAGGAATTTGACTTTGAAGTGTCAAAGGCCTGCCCCGAGTGCAGACAGCCCTCGGATTATGTATACCCAAGCCGAATTTGGTTCGAGATCCAGGAGGAAAAACAGACATTTATAAGGAAAGAAAAGACGcgcatgcaaaaaattaactgcAGATATTTTAGTAAGGGCAGTGGATATTGTCCTTTCGGTAATACGTGCCTATACTTACATGCTCTTCCTAATGGCACCAAGATGGACGTGGGTCCACCGAAACCGCGCAGGCGCAGAATTTCGAACGTGGACACTGAGATGTTGCATCAAATTCTATATTGGCTCAACGACGACGAGCTGGACATCGACGATAATGACGAAGAGTTGGATGACGCAGATTTTGATCTGGATCTGGACGATCCCACCATCGCCATGCAGTACTACGATCACGACGATTTTCGTCGGTTTATGGCCATGAATAGCCTCATGAATCCGGACAGTACCGATTCCGAGAGTGATTTAGACTTTTCCTTTCTGATTTAA